The following proteins are encoded in a genomic region of Candidatus Leptovillus gracilis:
- a CDS encoding NADH-quinone oxidoreductase subunit C — MNNHDLVVEKIKQSYPDALEEIYDHRGERTLYIRKADLKAVCQFLRDEPTLRYNFLSDICADDMLPDFPRFAVNYQLYSIPHNHRLRLRVRVEDPEDGPETVALIWAIATWLEMEVWDLMGVRFKGNTSLRRLFLPEDWQGHPLRKDYPLGYEEVQFSFNFDEINAKKPHATKD; from the coding sequence ATGAACAACCATGACCTCGTTGTAGAAAAAATCAAACAAAGTTACCCGGACGCCCTGGAAGAAATTTACGACCATCGCGGCGAACGCACCCTCTACATCCGCAAAGCCGACCTGAAAGCGGTCTGCCAATTCCTGCGCGACGAACCGACGCTGCGCTACAACTTCCTCAGCGACATTTGCGCCGACGACATGCTGCCAGACTTTCCCCGCTTCGCTGTCAATTACCAGCTTTACTCCATTCCCCATAACCATCGCCTGCGCCTGCGCGTGCGCGTGGAAGACCCAGAAGATGGGCCGGAAACCGTTGCCCTAATTTGGGCCATTGCCACCTGGCTGGAGATGGAGGTTTGGGACTTGATGGGTGTGCGGTTTAAGGGCAACACCAGCCTGCGGCGTCTCTTCTTGCCCGAAGATTGGCAGGGCCATCCCCTGCGCAAAGATTACCCATTGGGCTACGAAGAGGTCCAATTTTCGTTTAACTTCGACGAAATCAACGCCAAGAAACCACACGCTACGAAAGATTAA
- the rpoD gene encoding RNA polymerase sigma factor RpoD codes for MDLEPNMDDELDDLPEDEEPFLDIEALVKKARRSRQIDEADVQSILATADEDQAGQLYDRLQKMGIRVVSASGETVDDLGEASNLLRPGLLDDSLDDVDDDTYYGGDTEDDPVHTYLKEIGQVPLLTSEQEIWLSTQLKAAVEMERLTKNLNGEEAEGPRVHFRLMIANYAELWEGWQRVLTASARLGVESPDFSRLVDEAQHLRQSWQDGRHSYIRSYLNDGNWGQDEVWTELAESCFSVFTALYLLPINRSRMIGEYYAENGRPPDLNYFLARMEEDDVALKYNEFMIFHLAEEAKVSLTRANLRLVVSVAKRYMGRGIHLLDLVQEGNVGLLRAVEKFDHTKGYKFSTYATWWIRQAVSRAIADQARTIRIPVHMYETINKIVRMQRELVQRLGHEPSVEELALELDYMTPDEVDEIRRSMDSEEPLDPVLNRKYRQSVSKIRDILRISMDPMSLETPVGNGEEATEFGDFIPDESVVEPVDAASKELLREQIRSVLSFLSDREREVLEMRFGLNDGKDHTLEEVGKSFGVTRERIRQIEAKALRKLRHPSRSKSLRDYLT; via the coding sequence ATGGATTTAGAACCCAACATGGATGATGAATTAGACGACCTGCCGGAAGACGAAGAACCCTTTTTGGACATTGAGGCGCTGGTCAAAAAAGCGCGCCGCTCGCGCCAGATAGACGAAGCAGATGTGCAATCTATCCTGGCGACGGCCGATGAGGATCAGGCCGGCCAATTGTATGACCGGCTGCAAAAAATGGGTATCCGCGTCGTTTCCGCTTCGGGGGAAACGGTGGATGACCTGGGCGAAGCATCCAACCTGCTGCGTCCCGGCCTGTTGGATGATTCCCTGGATGACGTGGATGATGATACCTATTATGGCGGCGATACCGAAGATGACCCGGTCCACACTTACTTAAAAGAAATCGGTCAGGTCCCGCTGCTGACGTCGGAGCAAGAAATCTGGTTGTCTACGCAGCTGAAAGCGGCGGTGGAAATGGAACGGCTGACAAAAAACCTGAACGGCGAAGAAGCCGAAGGTCCCAGAGTCCATTTTCGCCTGATGATCGCCAATTATGCTGAGCTTTGGGAAGGGTGGCAGCGCGTTCTGACGGCCAGCGCCCGGCTGGGAGTGGAATCGCCAGATTTTAGCCGGCTGGTGGATGAGGCACAGCATTTACGGCAGAGCTGGCAAGACGGCCGTCATTCCTACATCCGCTCTTACCTCAACGATGGCAACTGGGGGCAGGATGAGGTATGGACTGAACTGGCTGAAAGCTGCTTTTCCGTATTCACCGCCCTGTATCTGCTGCCCATCAACCGTTCCCGGATGATTGGCGAATATTATGCCGAAAACGGCCGTCCGCCCGACCTGAACTATTTCCTTGCCCGCATGGAAGAAGACGACGTCGCCCTCAAATACAACGAATTTATGATCTTCCACCTGGCCGAAGAAGCCAAAGTCAGCCTGACGCGAGCCAACTTGCGCCTGGTGGTCAGCGTCGCCAAGCGCTACATGGGGCGTGGCATCCACCTGCTGGACCTGGTTCAGGAAGGCAATGTCGGCCTGCTGCGCGCCGTGGAGAAATTTGATCACACCAAAGGGTACAAATTCAGCACCTACGCCACCTGGTGGATTCGGCAGGCCGTCAGCCGGGCCATCGCCGATCAGGCCCGCACCATCCGCATCCCCGTCCATATGTACGAAACCATCAACAAAATCGTACGGATGCAGCGCGAATTGGTGCAGCGCCTGGGCCACGAACCCTCCGTTGAAGAATTGGCCCTGGAATTGGACTACATGACGCCCGATGAGGTAGACGAAATCCGCCGTTCAATGGACAGCGAAGAGCCGTTGGACCCGGTGTTGAACCGCAAATATCGCCAATCCGTCAGTAAAATCCGCGACATTCTGCGTATTTCTATGGACCCCATGTCGCTGGAAACGCCGGTGGGCAACGGCGAAGAAGCCACCGAATTCGGCGATTTTATCCCCGACGAAAGCGTCGTGGAACCGGTGGACGCCGCCTCGAAAGAGCTGCTGCGCGAGCAAATTCGCTCCGTCCTCAGCTTCCTCAGCGACCGTGAACGCGAAGTGTTGGAGATGCGTTTCGGCCTGAACGACGGCAAAGACCATACCCTGGAAGAAGTAGGCAAGAGCTTCGGCGTCACCCGTGAGCGGATTCGCCAGATTGAGGCAAAGGCCCTGCGTAAACTGCGCCACCCCAGCCGCAGTAAGTCGCTGCGCGATTATTTGACCTAG
- a CDS encoding NADH-quinone oxidoreductase subunit B, with product MGIEQKLGNLGVVTYRLEDLVNWGRTNAMWPILFGLACCAIEMMGSQAAHYDASRFGMELNRPSPRQSDLMIVAGRVTRKMAPVVRRLYDQMPEPKWVIAMGDCASCGGIFNNYAIVQGVDEIIPVDVYVGGCPPRPEALIDGIMSLHEKIRNEKLGDWA from the coding sequence ATGGGAATAGAACAAAAACTCGGCAACCTCGGCGTTGTCACCTATCGGTTGGAAGATTTGGTTAACTGGGGCCGCACCAATGCGATGTGGCCTATTTTGTTTGGTCTGGCCTGCTGCGCCATCGAAATGATGGGGTCACAGGCCGCCCACTACGACGCCTCTCGTTTTGGCATGGAACTCAATCGGCCGTCGCCGCGCCAATCTGACCTCATGATTGTCGCCGGCCGCGTCACCCGCAAAATGGCCCCTGTGGTACGCCGCCTCTACGACCAGATGCCGGAGCCGAAGTGGGTCATCGCCATGGGCGACTGCGCCTCCTGCGGCGGCATCTTCAACAACTACGCCATCGTCCAGGGCGTAGACGAAATTATCCCCGTGGACGTTTACGTCGGCGGCTGTCCGCCCCGGCCAGAAGCCCTCATTGATGGCATCATGTCCCTTCATGAAAAAATCCGCAACGAAAAATTAGGGGATTGGGCCTGA
- the nuoF gene encoding NADH-quinone oxidoreductase subunit NuoF: MTYLLLRHRDIPDLHQIDVYQAHGGYNGLRKAVLEMSTQEVIDVVRASGLRGRGGAGFPTGVKWSFIPKGPGEKYVVINTDESETGTFKDRELSEKNPHQVIEGAIIAAYSIGAKTIYNYFRGEFMDAGYAMEEAIREAYAAGFLGKNILGSEFSCDFYCHYGAGAYICGEETALINSLQGELGQPWSKPPFPAVEGLYRKPTVVNNTETLANVPLIMVNGAEWYMGLGTDKSPGVKIVCMSGHVEKPGNYEVEMGVTYRQLIEMAGGMRGGKKFKALLPSGGSGPVITDKALDAPMTYEGLTPFDSVMGSASVIVMDESTDMVWAALKMSHFFKHESCGKCTPCREGTFWMEKLLHRIYDGHGTPQDIITLESVANQIGGRTLCALGDFAINPVLSTIKHFPEEYRAKVQGSSNGQMKQVAARTAVPS, from the coding sequence ATGACCTATCTTTTGTTGCGTCACCGGGACATTCCCGATTTGCACCAAATTGACGTCTACCAGGCGCATGGTGGCTATAACGGTTTGCGCAAAGCCGTGCTGGAAATGAGCACACAAGAGGTGATAGACGTGGTACGGGCGTCGGGACTGCGCGGCCGGGGTGGGGCGGGCTTCCCCACCGGCGTTAAGTGGAGCTTCATTCCCAAGGGGCCGGGCGAGAAATACGTGGTCATTAACACAGACGAATCGGAGACCGGCACGTTTAAGGACCGGGAACTTTCGGAAAAGAACCCGCATCAGGTGATTGAAGGGGCGATCATTGCCGCCTATTCGATAGGCGCAAAGACCATTTACAACTACTTCCGCGGCGAGTTTATGGACGCGGGTTATGCGATGGAAGAAGCCATCCGCGAGGCGTATGCGGCCGGTTTCCTGGGTAAAAACATTCTGGGCAGTGAGTTTAGCTGTGATTTTTACTGCCATTATGGCGCCGGAGCCTATATTTGTGGTGAAGAGACGGCGTTGATCAACTCCTTGCAAGGTGAGTTGGGTCAGCCGTGGTCGAAGCCGCCGTTTCCGGCCGTGGAAGGGCTGTACCGCAAACCAACTGTGGTGAACAACACAGAAACGCTGGCCAATGTGCCCTTGATCATGGTGAATGGGGCGGAGTGGTACATGGGTCTGGGCACGGACAAGAGTCCGGGTGTCAAAATTGTGTGCATGAGCGGCCACGTGGAAAAGCCGGGCAATTATGAAGTGGAGATGGGCGTTACGTATCGCCAACTCATTGAAATGGCCGGGGGGATGCGTGGCGGCAAAAAGTTTAAAGCGCTGCTGCCTAGCGGCGGCTCTGGTCCGGTGATTACGGATAAGGCGCTGGACGCACCCATGACTTACGAAGGACTGACGCCGTTTGACTCGGTGATGGGGTCGGCGTCGGTGATTGTGATGGATGAAAGCACCGATATGGTGTGGGCGGCGTTGAAGATGTCGCACTTTTTTAAGCATGAGTCGTGCGGCAAATGTACGCCGTGTCGTGAAGGGACTTTTTGGATGGAGAAGCTGCTCCATCGCATCTATGATGGGCATGGCACGCCACAGGACATTATCACATTGGAGAGCGTCGCCAACCAGATTGGTGGACGGACATTGTGCGCCCTGGGCGATTTTGCCATTAACCCTGTTCTCTCGACGATCAAGCATTTCCCGGAAGAGTACCGGGCGAAGGTGCAGGGTTCGTCGAACGGACAGATGAAACAGGTGGCGGCGAGAACGGCCGTCCCCTCTTAA
- the nuoD gene encoding NADH dehydrogenase (quinone) subunit D produces MEIEDAEEHMLLSMGPQHPSTHGVLRLLVELDGETVVNLAPDIGFLHTGIEKNMEAKTYTKALVMTDRMDYLSPMSNNLGYILAIEKLLGVEATPRAQAIRVILTELQRVASHLVWLGTSALDLAAMTVFLYAFREREYILDLFEMVAGQRMMVSYFRPGGLWRDIPDEFVPAVRHFLDFMPGKIADYEGLLKNNPIFLKRTKGVGVVTAEDAIAWGLTGGCLRGSGVNYDVRKANPYCGYEQYDFDVPLETDGDVYARYRVRVAEIWQSLRIIEQAINKLPDGPVQISDRKIVPPPRSELGKSMEAVIHHFKLWTEGFSVPAGFVYLAIESPRGEFGVYLRSDGGPKPARVHFRGPSYVNLASLPRMSKNLFVADVVAIIGSIDIVLGEIDR; encoded by the coding sequence ATGGAAATTGAGGATGCCGAAGAACACATGCTCCTGAGCATGGGGCCACAGCATCCCAGCACCCATGGCGTTCTGCGTCTCCTGGTCGAATTAGATGGCGAAACCGTCGTCAACCTGGCCCCAGACATTGGCTTCCTGCACACCGGCATCGAAAAAAACATGGAGGCCAAAACCTACACCAAAGCCCTGGTCATGACCGACCGCATGGATTACCTCTCGCCGATGTCCAACAACCTGGGCTATATCCTGGCGATAGAGAAACTGTTAGGCGTTGAAGCTACGCCCCGCGCCCAGGCCATCCGCGTTATTCTCACCGAGCTTCAGCGCGTCGCCAGCCATCTGGTCTGGCTGGGAACCAGCGCCCTGGACCTGGCGGCCATGACAGTGTTTTTGTACGCCTTCCGCGAGCGAGAATACATTTTAGACCTGTTCGAGATGGTCGCCGGGCAGCGCATGATGGTCAGCTACTTTCGCCCTGGCGGGCTGTGGCGCGACATACCGGACGAATTTGTACCGGCCGTGCGCCACTTCCTGGACTTCATGCCCGGCAAAATTGCTGATTACGAAGGGCTGCTGAAAAACAACCCGATTTTCCTCAAACGAACCAAAGGCGTGGGCGTCGTGACGGCCGAAGACGCCATTGCCTGGGGCTTAACCGGCGGCTGCCTGCGCGGTTCTGGCGTGAACTACGATGTGCGTAAAGCCAACCCTTACTGCGGCTACGAGCAGTACGATTTTGACGTGCCCCTGGAAACGGATGGCGACGTCTACGCCCGTTATCGGGTGCGCGTGGCCGAGATATGGCAGAGTTTGCGCATCATCGAGCAGGCCATCAACAAACTGCCAGATGGCCCGGTGCAAATCTCCGACCGCAAAATTGTGCCGCCGCCCCGCTCTGAACTGGGCAAAAGCATGGAAGCGGTGATCCACCACTTTAAGCTGTGGACGGAAGGGTTTAGCGTGCCGGCCGGTTTTGTCTACCTGGCGATTGAATCACCGCGCGGCGAATTTGGCGTGTACCTGCGCAGCGATGGCGGACCCAAACCAGCGCGGGTGCATTTTCGCGGTCCCTCTTATGTCAATCTCGCTTCCCTGCCGCGTATGTCTAAAAACCTGTTTGTCGCCGACGTGGTCGCCATTATCGGCTCCATTGACATTGTGTTGGGTGAGATAGACCGGTAA
- a CDS encoding NAD(P)H-dependent oxidoreductase subunit E, whose translation MIAEKYAKEIEGILARFPTKKSAVLPLMHLAQHEYGYMSDEAKREVAAILGLDPTHVLSLAGFYSLYYEEPVGKYVLEICNDLACALRGADEFVEMASAKLGIPVDGTTEDGLFTLKTVMCLGACDRAPMLQCNLRFEENLDEAKFAALLARLRQDAKQLSVVEKITSYAIGE comes from the coding sequence TTGATCGCTGAAAAGTACGCCAAAGAAATAGAAGGGATATTGGCGCGGTTTCCCACGAAGAAATCGGCCGTTTTGCCCCTGATGCACCTGGCCCAACATGAATACGGCTACATGAGCGACGAAGCCAAACGCGAAGTAGCCGCCATCCTGGGTCTGGATCCCACCCACGTGTTGTCGCTGGCCGGTTTCTATTCGCTGTATTACGAAGAGCCGGTAGGCAAATACGTGCTGGAAATTTGCAACGACCTGGCCTGCGCCCTGCGCGGCGCGGATGAATTTGTGGAGATGGCTTCTGCCAAATTAGGCATCCCGGTAGATGGCACAACTGAAGACGGCCTGTTCACCCTGAAAACCGTGATGTGCCTGGGCGCTTGCGACCGCGCGCCGATGCTGCAATGCAATTTGCGCTTTGAAGAGAACCTGGACGAGGCGAAATTTGCTGCGTTGTTGGCCCGGCTGCGCCAGGATGCCAAACAACTATCTGTGGTGGAAAAAATCACGTCATACGCCATCGGCGAATGA
- a CDS encoding NADH-quinone oxidoreductase subunit A, giving the protein MLVDYLPLAVLLGIALFFALLLPILSLNLGPKRPSQRKQAPYESGMTAIGEAQRRLPVKFYRIAVLFILFDVDIILLVPWAMTFRDLGLYGLAVMFIFMFMFILGDVWVWKKGVLEWE; this is encoded by the coding sequence ATACTCGTTGATTATCTTCCCCTGGCGGTATTGTTGGGAATCGCTCTTTTCTTTGCCTTGCTGCTGCCCATTTTATCGCTCAATTTAGGCCCGAAACGGCCGTCGCAGCGCAAACAAGCTCCCTATGAATCCGGCATGACGGCCATTGGCGAAGCCCAACGTCGTTTACCCGTCAAATTTTACCGCATCGCTGTACTATTCATTTTGTTCGACGTAGACATCATCCTGCTCGTGCCCTGGGCCATGACCTTCCGTGATTTAGGATTGTATGGTCTGGCGGTGATGTTCATCTTTATGTTCATGTTCATTTTGGGGGATGTCTGGGTCTGGAAAAAGGGAGTACTCGAATGGGAATAG
- a CDS encoding DNA primase, whose translation MSFTEEIKSRLDIVDLVSETVNLRKSGRSYAGFCPFHSNTRTPAFYVFPETQTWRCFGACAEGGDIFSFVMKREGWDFKETLRVLAQKAGVELEAAAPVNKVRQAAEDRLGDLLAAAADYFHLLLLHAPQAEAARQYVANRLLSPETQAHFQIGFALDSWDQCRTHFNAQGYDDLILLDAGLLTDNPDKGTRYDRFRNRLMIPIRDGNGRVVGFGARTLDPDGLPKYLNSPQTGLFNKSNLLYGLDGAKRAIREARQAVIVEGYMDVMQAWQAGFQNVVAQMGTALTQAQLEQLKRYTKRFVIALDADAAGAKATLRSLEVARQTLDREFDTQFDPHNLVRHESRLQADIRIVTLPPGNDPDKLIREDPAQWPLLLAKAKPVVEYVIGVLTQELDMGDLKAKTAVAQQVIPLIEDIQNPMERDGYWSKLALALRVDERTLRQVRRPERQRPSAKQNPTPLPTTKAPELAAVRQFREMDGGLGRGHVSIKKKEAFFLSQILHHPKALADVNQALSQAHQPTVAPADFTATEDRTLWPQMVHWSKGGSFVTIQDLCDSLGHPLLDRVQYLQTLAPTLDTNLDRLADQLVLAVLDWRIEKVRQLRTELQRFVADAKQEADAESYQEYMAQLQELSVTKNGLDQARNAMSATSRRRAEDAALSRY comes from the coding sequence ATGAGCTTCACTGAGGAAATTAAAAGCCGACTAGACATTGTAGATCTCGTCTCCGAGACCGTTAACCTGCGCAAATCGGGGCGCTCTTACGCTGGTTTTTGTCCCTTCCACAGCAACACCCGCACCCCTGCCTTTTACGTCTTCCCAGAAACCCAGACCTGGCGCTGTTTTGGCGCCTGCGCCGAAGGCGGCGACATCTTTTCCTTCGTCATGAAGCGGGAAGGGTGGGATTTTAAGGAAACACTGCGCGTTCTGGCGCAAAAAGCGGGTGTGGAATTGGAAGCGGCTGCGCCAGTGAACAAGGTGCGCCAGGCGGCCGAAGACCGTTTGGGCGACTTGTTGGCCGCGGCCGCGGACTATTTTCACCTACTGCTGCTCCACGCCCCCCAGGCGGAGGCGGCGCGGCAGTACGTGGCCAACCGCCTGCTCAGCCCGGAGACGCAGGCTCATTTCCAGATCGGTTTTGCCCTGGATTCCTGGGACCAGTGCCGCACCCATTTTAACGCCCAGGGCTACGACGACCTGATTTTGCTGGATGCCGGGCTGCTGACAGACAACCCGGACAAAGGCACGCGCTATGATCGCTTCCGCAACCGGCTGATGATACCGATTCGCGATGGTAACGGCCGTGTTGTTGGTTTTGGTGCGCGCACGTTAGACCCGGATGGCCTGCCCAAGTATCTCAATTCGCCACAAACCGGCCTGTTCAACAAAAGCAACCTGCTGTACGGCCTCGATGGGGCCAAACGCGCCATCCGTGAAGCGCGGCAGGCGGTGATTGTGGAAGGCTATATGGACGTGATGCAGGCGTGGCAGGCCGGGTTCCAAAACGTGGTGGCCCAGATGGGCACGGCGCTGACCCAGGCGCAGTTGGAGCAGCTAAAACGATACACCAAACGTTTTGTCATCGCTCTGGACGCCGACGCCGCCGGGGCCAAAGCGACCCTGCGCAGCCTGGAAGTGGCCCGCCAGACATTGGACCGCGAGTTCGACACCCAATTTGATCCGCACAATCTGGTGCGCCACGAAAGCCGCCTGCAAGCGGACATTCGCATTGTCACCCTGCCGCCAGGCAATGACCCGGACAAGCTGATCCGTGAGGACCCAGCGCAGTGGCCGCTGCTGCTGGCTAAAGCCAAACCGGTAGTGGAATATGTCATCGGCGTGTTGACGCAGGAGTTGGATATGGGCGACCTGAAGGCAAAAACGGCCGTCGCCCAACAAGTTATCCCGCTCATCGAAGACATTCAAAACCCCATGGAGCGTGACGGCTATTGGAGCAAACTGGCTCTGGCCCTGCGCGTAGATGAACGAACTTTGCGCCAGGTGCGCCGCCCGGAACGGCAACGGCCGTCGGCCAAACAGAACCCCACACCCCTGCCAACCACCAAAGCGCCAGAACTGGCCGCTGTCCGTCAATTCCGCGAAATGGATGGCGGGCTGGGCAGAGGCCATGTCTCCATCAAAAAAAAGGAGGCCTTTTTCCTCAGCCAGATACTTCATCACCCCAAAGCGCTGGCCGACGTGAACCAGGCCCTCAGTCAGGCCCACCAGCCCACTGTTGCGCCGGCCGATTTCACCGCCACCGAAGACCGTACCCTCTGGCCGCAGATGGTTCATTGGAGCAAGGGTGGTTCGTTTGTCACGATTCAGGATTTGTGCGATAGTTTAGGCCATCCCTTGCTGGATCGAGTGCAATATCTCCAAACGCTCGCCCCTACACTCGATACAAACCTGGATCGTCTGGCCGATCAGCTTGTCCTTGCTGTGCTGGATTGGCGCATCGAAAAAGTACGCCAGTTACGGACAGAATTGCAGCGATTTGTCGCCGATGCGAAACAAGAAGCCGATGCAGAATCTTACCAGGAGTACATGGCGCAGTTGCAGGAATTGTCTGTGACTAAGAATGGGCTAGACCAGGCCAGAAACGCCATGTCGGCCACCAGCCGCCGCCGCGCTGAAGACGCGGCCCTCAGTCGTTATTGA
- the nuoG gene encoding NADH-quinone oxidoreductase subunit NuoG, with protein MSDLITLTIDGVEVSVPPGTQIVDAAKRIGNDIPVFCHHPKLEPVGMCRMCLVEVGLPVRDRATGQPLTNADGSPQLNFGRGLQTACTVQVAEGMVVRTATPAVLEARKSVIEFLLTSHPLDCPICDKGGECPLQNLTMEHGAGQSRMHYTDKLKLAKHVPLGELIYLDRERCIQCARCIRFQEEVVDDPVIRFHNRGRSLEIVTLSDPGFDSVWSGNTTDICPVGALTTADFRFGARPWELTPVASICPHCPVGCNTTMSTRREAAANGRTVIKRIMPRQNEAVNEIWICDKGRFAHHFADAADRLHKPLIRQNGELVEASWDEALDYVAGKLQQDSHAVAGLAGDHLSNEDLFWFQHLFRDGLKSQHVGLAKPRLAGGDVTAQVGLAGGSNLKELGRGDAILVVATDLHAEAPVWWLRVKQAAERGVTLVVVNARPTRLDTFAAHSLHYEAGQALATVQQVVNMAKVETETAVSNMLVAAATALINADNLVIFYGAEGLTYDETDALAKLLGNLLLLENGHKHAGRVNNGLVPVWPHNNTQGAWDMGVHPALGPGYKPVKEAGLDAAAVYAAVADGRMRALFLAGADPVGDGLLPDRGKLDFLVVQELFLTETAALADVVLPAQSWAEREGTYTTGERRVQRYYPAIPVVGESRPDWQILAQIGERVGLGKPPFAASLAFKDAARVVTQYKGMDYRTLAQVEKQWPDVGGEDLYYGGNAYENRSGLGQQWAATAEKGAVAHFDVPALKNTRQEGLQVMWTAVLYAPGILLDQSSVLAPRMAAPALALHADDAAQAGVADGELVVVLVDGTAVQATAHVHGSTPTGLALLSGVNWWPGTAVAEIKKVESWELVVDR; from the coding sequence ATGAGTGATCTGATTACCCTGACCATAGACGGCGTCGAAGTGAGTGTGCCCCCCGGCACGCAAATCGTAGACGCCGCTAAACGCATTGGCAACGACATCCCCGTCTTTTGCCACCACCCCAAGCTGGAACCGGTGGGCATGTGCCGCATGTGCCTGGTGGAAGTGGGCCTGCCCGTGCGCGACCGCGCCACCGGCCAACCGCTGACCAACGCCGATGGCTCGCCGCAGTTGAATTTTGGCCGGGGCCTGCAAACCGCCTGCACCGTGCAAGTGGCGGAGGGCATGGTGGTGCGCACAGCGACCCCGGCGGTGCTGGAAGCGCGCAAATCGGTCATTGAATTTTTGCTCACCAGCCATCCGTTGGACTGCCCGATTTGCGACAAAGGGGGCGAATGCCCGCTGCAAAATCTGACGATGGAACATGGCGCGGGCCAGAGCCGGATGCACTACACCGACAAGCTGAAGCTGGCGAAACACGTCCCTCTCGGCGAGTTGATCTACCTGGACCGCGAGCGCTGCATCCAGTGTGCGCGCTGCATTCGCTTCCAGGAAGAAGTGGTGGACGACCCGGTGATTCGCTTCCACAACCGGGGGCGCAGCCTGGAAATTGTTACCCTGTCTGACCCTGGGTTTGACAGTGTGTGGAGCGGCAATACGACCGATATTTGCCCGGTAGGGGCGCTGACGACGGCCGATTTCCGTTTTGGCGCACGGCCGTGGGAACTGACCCCCGTCGCCAGCATTTGCCCCCACTGCCCGGTGGGCTGCAATACCACCATGAGTACCCGGCGCGAGGCAGCGGCCAACGGCCGTACCGTCATCAAGCGCATCATGCCCCGGCAAAACGAAGCCGTCAACGAAATCTGGATATGCGACAAAGGGCGCTTTGCCCACCACTTCGCCGACGCCGCCGACCGTCTTCACAAACCGTTGATTCGTCAGAACGGCGAATTGGTGGAAGCCAGTTGGGATGAGGCGCTGGATTATGTGGCCGGCAAACTGCAACAAGACAGCCACGCGGTCGCCGGTTTGGCCGGTGACCACCTGAGCAACGAAGACCTTTTCTGGTTCCAACATCTCTTCCGTGATGGTTTGAAGAGCCAACATGTAGGTCTGGCTAAACCGCGCCTGGCCGGCGGTGACGTAACCGCCCAGGTTGGTCTGGCCGGCGGCAGTAATCTAAAAGAGCTAGGCCGGGGCGACGCCATTTTGGTGGTTGCCACCGATTTACACGCCGAAGCGCCCGTCTGGTGGCTGCGAGTGAAGCAGGCCGCCGAGCGTGGCGTCACCCTGGTGGTGGTCAATGCCCGGCCAACGCGCCTGGACACATTCGCCGCCCACAGTCTGCACTATGAAGCGGGGCAGGCGTTGGCAACGGTGCAGCAGGTGGTGAATATGGCCAAGGTGGAGACGGAAACGGCCGTTTCCAACATGCTCGTCGCCGCGGCCACCGCCCTCATCAACGCCGATAATCTGGTGATTTTTTACGGCGCGGAAGGGCTGACCTACGACGAAACCGATGCCCTGGCGAAGCTGTTGGGCAATCTGCTGCTTCTGGAGAATGGGCACAAACACGCCGGCCGGGTGAATAACGGCCTGGTCCCGGTGTGGCCGCACAACAACACCCAGGGGGCCTGGGACATGGGCGTTCATCCCGCTTTGGGGCCGGGCTATAAGCCGGTGAAAGAAGCTGGACTGGACGCAGCGGCCGTCTATGCTGCTGTGGCCGACGGCCGTATGCGCGCCTTATTCCTCGCCGGGGCCGACCCGGTGGGCGATGGCCTGCTGCCCGACCGGGGCAAGCTGGATTTCCTGGTGGTGCAGGAATTGTTCCTGACCGAAACGGCCGCTCTGGCCGATGTGGTGCTGCCGGCGCAAAGTTGGGCCGAGCGCGAAGGTACTTATACCACCGGCGAACGCCGTGTGCAGCGCTATTACCCGGCCATCCCGGTGGTGGGCGAAAGCCGCCCAGACTGGCAGATTTTGGCCCAAATTGGCGAGCGGGTTGGGTTGGGCAAGCCACCTTTTGCCGCCAGCCTGGCGTTTAAGGATGCGGCCCGCGTTGTGACGCAGTACAAGGGCATGGATTACCGCACGCTGGCCCAGGTGGAAAAGCAGTGGCCGGACGTCGGTGGCGAAGACCTGTATTATGGCGGCAACGCCTATGAAAATCGCTCCGGTCTGGGGCAGCAGTGGGCAGCGACGGCCGAAAAAGGGGCGGTAGCCCATTTTGATGTGCCCGCGCTGAAGAACACCCGGCAAGAGGGGTTGCAGGTGATGTGGACGGCCGTACTCTATGCCCCTGGTATCCTGCTCGATCAATCGTCGGTGCTTGCGCCGCGCATGGCCGCCCCGGCGCTGGCGCTGCACGCCGACGACGCGGCCCAGGCGGGCGTGGCCGATGGCGAGCTGGTGGTGGTGCTGGTGGATGGAACGGCCGTGCAAGCCACTGCCCACGTTCATGGCAGCACCCCGACCGGATTGGCGCTGCTATCTGGCGTAAACTGGTGGCCGGGAACGGCCGTAGCAGAGATTAAGAAAGTTGAAAGTTGGGAGTTGGTAGTTGATAGATAA